The following are encoded in a window of Mustela nigripes isolate SB6536 chromosome 1, MUSNIG.SB6536, whole genome shotgun sequence genomic DNA:
- the CDC42EP2 gene encoding cdc42 effector protein 2 produces the protein MSTKVPIYLKRGSRKGKKEKLRDLLSSDMISPPLGDFRHTIHIGSGGGSDMFGDISFLQGKFHLLPGTTVEGPEEDGAFDLPFQFTRTATLCGRELPEGPSPLLKNAISLPVIGGPQALTLPTSQAPPKPPRLHLETPHPSPQPSPQEAGNVDIWRIPEADSAHNGLTPESGAEEPFLSHASSLLSLHVDLGPSILDDVLQIMDQDLGHMQIPT, from the coding sequence ATGTCCACCAAGGTGCCCATCTACCTGAAGCGTGGCAGCCGCAAGGGCAAGAAGGAGAAGCTGCGGGACCTGCTGTCGTCGGACATGATCAGCCCGCCGCTGGGGGACTTCCGCCACACCATCCATATTGGCAGCGGCGGGGGCAGCGACATGTTCGGCGACATTTCCTTCCTACAGGGCAAGTTCCACCTCCTGCCAGGGACCACCGTCGAGGGACCTGAGGAGGATGGCGCCTTCGACCTCCCCTTCCAGTTCACCCGCACCGCCACGCTGTGCGGGCGGGAGCTCCCCGAAGGGCCATCCCCTCTGCTCAAGAACgccatctctctccctgtcatcGGTGGGCCCCAGGCCCTCACCTTGCCCACAAGCCAGGCCCCACCCAAACCCCCTCGCCTGCACCTGGAGACCCCGCACCCTTCCCCACAGCCTTCCCCGCAGGAGGCAGGCAATGTGGACATCTGGAGAATTCCAGAGGCTGACTCTGCCCACAATGGGCTGACCCCCGAGTCAGGGGCCGAGGAGCCCTTCCTGTCCCAtgccagctccctgctctccctgcacGTGGACCTGGGGCCTTCCATCCTGGACGACGTTCTCCAGATCATGGACCAGGACCTGGGCCACATGCAGATCCCCACGTAG